From a region of the Helianthus annuus cultivar XRQ/B chromosome 5, HanXRQr2.0-SUNRISE, whole genome shotgun sequence genome:
- the LOC110943649 gene encoding extensin-like — MSQTPLITSTIYHLPPVVVTTRHQPPPTTTTVLHRHRRPPPPPSTTIVATRHRKPPPPRPLPPPSADHHHHHHHPPLPPPATIDHHHPSSPPTPPSVATTIAATCHRRPPPTPTIAAATANNRHPPTTATHHCYHRPPPPIAATAIDHRHRPLPI; from the coding sequence ATGTCACAAACACCGCTCATCACCTCCACCATCTACCATCTACCACCTGTCGTCGTCACCACCCGCCACCAAcctccgccgaccaccaccaccgtcctccaccgccaccgccgccCGCCGCCACCGCCATCGACTACCATCGTTGCCACCCGCCATCGCAAACCACCACCACCTCGACCACTACCGCCACcctccgccgaccaccaccaccaccaccaccatcctccacTGCCACCACCCGCTAccatcgaccaccaccacccatcgtcgCCGCCGACACCACCATCTGTCGCcaccaccatcgccgccacctGCCACCGCAGACCACCGCCAACCCCTACCATCGCCGCCGCCACCGCTAACAACCGTCATccaccgaccaccgccacccatcactgctaccaccgaccaccgccacccaTCGCTGCCACCGCCATCGATCACCGCCACCGCCCATTGCCAATTTAA